The following coding sequences are from one Archocentrus centrarchus isolate MPI-CPG fArcCen1 chromosome 4, fArcCen1, whole genome shotgun sequence window:
- the hook1 gene encoding protein Hook homolog 1, which produces MDENKTELVKSLLIWLQTFNTPAPCQTLEELTTGAAMSQALQQIDPAWFTDGWLSRIKSDVDDNWRLKMNNLKKILQMVVDYYNEVLGQEISDFPLPDVSLVAEKSDPIEMGRLLQLILGCAVRCERKQEYIRIIMTLEESVQHVVMTAIQELMSKETKTPFGAELSGDLEQQLKKALEDLADLQAEKEALTQRCQELDLQVAVLQEERNSLLAENDVLTDRANQLDTFDDPSTPSGRKHSQLQQQLETLQEENFRLEAAKDDYRIHCEELEKQLIEVQHRNDELTSLAEESRALKDELDVLRNCSDRVVMLEASVETYKRKLENLGDLKRQMKLLEENNMTYMQNTVSLEEELRKANAARAQLETYKRQVQELHRKLSEETRRADNLAFEMKKLEEKHETGMKEKERIIIERDSLKEINEELRCTQAQQHQLSQAGILPSSSPSHDNLAAELMPVEYREKFIRLQHENKMLRVQQEECEREKIAALQAQLEEAHKTRSELDTENRLSRERISELQQQVEDLQKALQSQASKPDDSNLKRKLDAHMVQLNEAQDEIMKKKELLKDLQPDNTQTSLKVDELMAALKKKDDDMRAMEERYKMYLEKARNVIRALDPKLNPATAEIQSLRNQLADRDKQVLSLERQCEQARLREYEEKLIVTAWYNKSLNFQKLAIESRLGGRTGSMLSPGQSFLTQQRQVSNAPRRALSISVPATTSK; this is translated from the exons ATGGACGAAAACAAAACGGAGCTGGTCAAAAGTCTCTTAATATGG CTGCAGACCTTCAACACTCCTGCACCCTGCCAAACATTGGAGGAGCTGACCACTGGAGCGGCAATGTCACAGGCGCTGCAGCAGAT AGACCCTGCGTGGTTCACTGATGGCTGGCTCAGTCGTATCAAATCAGATGTTGATGACAACTGGAGGTTAAAG ATGAACAACCTGAAGAAGATCCTTCAGATGGTAGTTGACTATTATAATGAG GTCTTGGGCCAGGAAATCTCAGATTTTCCTTTACCAGATGTGTCACTGGTGGCAGAGAAGTCAGACCCCATTGAAATGGGGAGGCTGCTGCAGCTTATCCTGGGCTGTGCCGTCAGATGTGAGCGCAAACAAG AATACATTCGGATCATCATGACCTTGGAGGAGTCTGTGCAGCATGTTGTTATGACAGCCATCCAGGAG ctcatgAGTAAAGAGACCAAGACCCCATTTGGAGCAGAGCTGTCAGGGGACTTGGAACAGCAG CTGAAAAAAGCTCTTGAGGACCTCGCTGATCTTCAGGCAGAGAAGGAAGCGCTAACTCAACGCTGTCAAGAGCTGGACCTACAG GTGGCCGTTCTTCAAGAGGAGCGGAACAGCTTACTGGCTGAGAATGACGTCCTAACAGACCGAGCTAATCAGCTGGACACGTTTGATGACCCAAGCACACCCTCAGGAAGAAAACACAGCCAGTTACAGCAACAGCTGGAGACGCTGCAGGAAGAGAACTTCAG gCTGGAGGCTGCTAAGGATGACTATCGGATTCACTGTGAGGAGTTGGAGAAGCAGCTGATTGAAGTTCAGCACCGAAATGATGAGCTCACCAGCCTGGCAGAGGAATCACGGGCTCTCAAAGATGAACTGGATGTGCtgag GAACTGCTCAGATCGGGTGGTGATGTTGGAGGCTTCGGTGGAAACGTACAAGCGTAAGCTGGAGAATCTGGGTGATTTGAAGAGGCAGATGAAGCTGCTGGAGGAGAACAACATGACTTACATGCAAAACACTGTCagtctggaggaagagctgCGCAAGGCCAACGCTGCCCGTGCACAGCTCGAGACATACAAGAGACAG GTCCAGGAGCTACACAGGAAGTTGTCTGAGGAGACAAGGCGAGCAGACAACCTGGCTTTTGAGATGAAGAAGTTGGAGGAGAAGCATGAAACTGGAATGAAGGAGAAAGAG AGGATCATCATTGAGAGAGATTCTCTGAAGGAAATCAACGAGGAGCTTCGATGCACTCAGGCCCAGCAGCACCAGCTCTCCCAAGCAG GCATCCTTCCCTCTAGCAGCCCCAGTCACGATAACCTGGCAGCTGAGTTGATGCCCGTTGAGTACAG AGAAAAGTTCATCCGGCTGCAGCATGAGAATAAGATGTTGAGGGTGCAGCAGGAAGAATGTGAGCGTGAGAAGATTGCTGCTCTGCAGGCGCAGCTGGAAGAAGCACACAAGACACGCAGCGAACTGGACACTGAAAACAG ATTGAGCCGAGAGCGGAtcagtgagctgcagcagcaggttgAGGACCTCCAGAAGGCTTTGCAGAGTCAGGCATCCAAGCCCGATGAT tcaaaCCTGAAGCGGAAACTTGATGCACACAT GGTCCAACTGAACGAGGCTCAGGATGAAATCATGAAGAAGAAAGAACTGCTGAAGGACCTTCAGCCCGACAACACTCAGACCT ccCTGAAGGTGGATGAGCTCATGGCTGCTCTAAAGAAGAAGGATGATGACATGAGAGCCATGGAAGAGCGATACAAGATGTACCTGGAGAAAGCTCGCAAT GTGATCCGAGCATTGGACCCAAAGCTGAATCCTGCTACTGCTGAGATCCAGTCTCTGAGGAACCAGTTAGCAGACCGAGACAAGCAGGTTCTCAGTTTGGAA CGTCAGTGTGAGCAGGCCAGGCTGAGAGAATATGAGGAGAAGCTAATTGTCACAGCATGGTATAACAAG AGTCTGAACTTTCAGAAGTTGGCCATTGAATCGCGTCTCGGGGGGCGCACTGGCTCCATGCTGTCCCCCGGGCAGTCCTTCTTGACGCAGCAGCGGCAAGTCTCAAATGCCCCTCGCCGGGCGCTTTCAATCAGCGTGCCTGCCACTACCTCCAAGTAG
- the LOC115778892 gene encoding uncharacterized protein LOC115778892, translating to MWFSCFLVSTVGILLCIFLLFLITYYLKNKNARIFPPGPFALPILGNLQIVDKKHPDIYFTELAEVYGNVFSFCFGSDKTVIVSGYKMVKEALVTQADIFADRPYSALANRFYSTSSDGLFASNGEKWKAQRRFALSTLRNFGLGKNRMEQCICEEIRYLQEEIEQEKGKLFSPAGLFNNAVSNIICQLVMGKRFDYSDHNFQLMLKYLSEILQLEGSIWGTLYESFPRVMKHLPGPHNKMFSHFDQVKDFITQEINRHKKDLDCNNPRDYIDAFLIKVDNLKESDLGFTETNLVMCSADLFLAGTETTATTLMWALTFLIRHPDIQEKVQAEIDSVIGQTRQPSMADRPNLPYTDAVIHEIQRMGNIVPLNGFRIAAKDTTLDGYHIPKGTTLIPILTSVLFDKTEWETPDTFNPGHFLDADGKFVKREAFLPFSAGKRVCLGESLAKMELFLFFVGLLQKFTFSVPDGVELSTEGITGITRVPEPFEVYAKALRNDGARGPDHSVDSPLWLSFTMRLCDLFLWLNLKGLLLFIFAGLLVAYFLHFLKKKDPPGFPPGPPALPVLGNIFSIDSEQPHIYLTKLADFYGNVFCIRLGRHKTVFVSGWKMVKEALVKQADNFVDRPYSPMVTRIYSGNSAGLFFSNGKVWRRQRHFAIATLRTFGLAKGSVEQSICDESQYLKDAMEKEKGEPFDPVPLLNNAVANIICQIVFGRRFDYSDHNFQNMLRNLTEMAYLEGSIWALLYDAFPALMKHLPGPHNRIFSSSKSLEASIREEIEKHKLDLDSDNPQDYIDSFLIEEKHNRNSKLGFEEENLVLCCLDLFLAGSETTSKTLQWGLIYLIKNPDIQDKVQAEIDRVIGQTRQPTMADKPNLPYTDAVIHEIQRMGNIVPLNGLRMATKDTTLGGYFIPKGTSVMPNLTSVLFDKNEWETPDTFNPEHFLDAEGKLVRKEAFLPFSAGRRVCLGEGLARMELFLFFVSLFQKFHFSTLDGVELSTEGITGATRTPYPFKVYAKPR from the exons CTGGCTGAAGTCTACGGGAATGTGTTCAGTTTCTGCTTCGGCTCGGATAAAACCGTAATTGTCTCTGGATACAAGATGGTGAAGGAAGCTCTGGTGACACAAGCTGACATTTTTGCAGATCGACCATACAGTGCCTTGGCCAACAGGTTTTATTCTACATCCTCGG ATGGCCTGTTTGCAAGTAATGGTGAAAAATGGAAAGCACAACGACGCTTTGCTTTGTCTACCTTACGAAACTTTGGCCTGGGCAAAAACCGCATGGAACAGTGTATCTGTGAGGAGATCCGATACCTGCAGGAGGAGATAGAGCAGGAGAAAG gtaAACTTTTTAGcccagcagggctcttcaacaaTGCTGTGTCTAATATCATATGCCAGCTTGTGATGGGGAAAAGGTTCGACTACAGTGATCACAACTTCCAGCTGATGCTGAAGTATTTGTCTGAGATTCTTCAGCTGGAGGGTTCCATATGGGGTACG CTCTATGAATCATTTCCCAGAGTGATGAAGCATTTGCCAGGTCCTCATAACAAAATGTTCAGCCATTTTGACCAAGTCAAAGACTTCATCACGCAGGAGATAAACAGGCACAAGAAGGACCTGGACTGCAACAATCCCCGAGACTATATTGATGCTTTTCTTATTAAAGTGGACAAT CTCAAAGAATCTGACCTGGGCTTCACTGAGACCAACCTGGTTATGTGCTCTGCAGATCTTTTCTTGGCTGGAACGGAAACAACCGCCACCACTTTAATGTGGGCTCTGACTTTCCTTATCAGACATCCTGATATCCAGG AGAAAGTCCAGGCAGAGATAGACAGCGTGATTGGACAGACCCGCCAACCTTCCATGGCTGACAGACCAAATCTGCCGTACACTGATGCTGTCATCCACGAGATTCAGAGAATGGGAAATATTGTTCCTCTCAATGGATTCAGGATTGCTGCCAAGGATACAACCCTGGATGGTTACCACATACCCAAG ggcACAACCTTGATCCCCATACTCACATCTGTGCTGTTTGACAAGACTGAATGGGAAACTCCAGATACCTTCAACCCAGGACACTTCCTAGATGCTGATGGGAAGTTTGTAAAGAGAGAAGCATTCCTACCTTTCTCTGCAG GGAAGCGTGTGTGTCTTGGTGAAAGCCTCGCCAAGATGGAgctgttcctgttttttgttgGCCTCCTGCAGAAGTTCACTTTCTCTGTTCCTGATGGAGTCGAGCTGAGTACAGAGGGAATCACTGGAATTACACGTGTACCTGAACCCTTCGAGGTTTATGCCAAGGCTC TAAGGAATGATGGAGCAAGAGGTCCTGATCACTCAGTTGATTCTCCTCTCTGGCTCTCCTTCACGATGCGGCTATGTGATTTGTTTCTTTGGCTTAATCTAAAGGGactgctgctttttatttttgctggtCTCCTTGTAGcatattttctacattttcttaaaaagaaggatCCACCAGGCTTTCCTCCAGGACCTCCTGCTCTCCCTGTTTTAGGAAATATCTTCAGTATTGATTCTGAACAGCCTCATATTTACCTAACCAAG CTTGCTgatttttatgggaatgtgTTCTGCATACGTCTGGGAAGGCACAAAACGGTGTTTGTGTCCGGGTGGAAGATGGTGAAGGAAGCTTTAGTAAAGCAAGCCGACAATTTTGTGGACCGTCCTTACAGCCCAATGGTGACCAGAATTTATTCAGGGAACTCAG caggTCTTTTCTTCAGCAATGGAAAGGTGTGGAGGAGACAGCGACACTTTGCCATTGCTACATTACGCACCTTTGGTCTGGCTAAGGGGTCCGTGGAGCAGAGTATCTGTGATGAAAGTCAATATCTGAAGGACGCAATGGAAAAGGAGAAAG GTGAGCCGTTTGACCCAGTGCCGCTCTTAAACAACGCCGTTGCCAACATCATCTGCCAGATAGTGTTTGGGAGACGATTTGACTACAGTGACCACAACTTCCAGAACATGCTGAGGAATCTGACTGAGATGGCATATCTGGAAGGCTCCATATGGGCTCTA CTGTATGATGCATTCCCAGCACTGATGAAACACCTGCCCGGGCCTCACAATCGCATTTTCAGCAGCTCCAAATCTTTGGAGGCATCTATCAGGGAAGAGATCGAGAAACACAAGCTGGATCTGGACTCTGACAACCCACAAGATTACATTGACAGCTTCCTCATAGAGGAGAAA CACAACAGAAACAGTAAACTGGGCTTTGAGGAAGAAAACTTGGTTCTGTGCTGTCTGGATCTGTTCCTGGCTGGCAGTGAAACCACTTCAAAGACTTTGCAGTGGGGACTCATCTATCTTATCAAGAACCCTGACATCCAGG ACAAAGTCCAGGCAGAGATAGACAGAGTGATCGGACAGACCCGTCAGCCTACAATGGCAGACAAGCCTAACCTGCCTTATACTGATGCCGTTATCCATGAGATCCAGAGGATGGGAAACATTGTTCCACTTAATGGACTCAGGATGGCCACCAAGGACACAACCCTGGGTGGTTACTTCATACCCAAG GGGACCTCTGTGATGCCTAACCTGACTTCTGTGCTGTTTGATAAGAATGAATGGGAGACTCCAGACACATTCAATCCTGAACATTTCCTAGATGCTGAAGGCAAGTTGGTGAGGAAGGAAGCATTTTTACCTTTCTCTGCAG GAAGGCGCGTATGTCTTGGTGAGGGCCTGGCAAGGATGGAgctcttcctgttttttgtcagtttgtttcAGAAGTTTCATTTTTCCACCCTGGATGGAGTTGAGCTGAGCAccgaaggaatcactggagccACTCGCACACCGTACCCTTTTAAGGTCTACGCCAAGCCCCGCTGA